Proteins encoded within one genomic window of Rhododendron vialii isolate Sample 1 chromosome 1a, ASM3025357v1:
- the LOC131316348 gene encoding uncharacterized protein LOC131316348, translated as MVIITETRIGGERATKASANLGFTKVAISDSAGFAGEGDLQCDILDVTPQEIHACIQVSPTSTPWILSAIYARPNYAVRREQWDNLTQFADSHNSPWIMAGDFNEVLSSSDKFGGRPISNSRSSAFCNCIDCCGMHDLGFSGPRFTWTNTQVTGGLIKERLDRVWSNSSWNLIYPEAHVSHLPRTHSDHCPILLSTVPNSGPPNPRPFRFESVWFSDPSVFSVIEDSWSTPSPSFAFTTNLFANKITIWNKENFGHIFHKKKRLLARLSGTQKALDLNPNKFLTDLEQTLISDFNKILILEEEFWALKSRVNWLSDGDRNTRL; from the exons ATGGTTATTATCACCGAAACTCGTATTGGAGGAGAGAGGGCCACTAAAGCTAGTGCTAATTTGGGTTTTACTAAGGTCGCCATATCAGATTCAGCTGGGTTTGCAGGGG aGGGTGACCTTCAGTGTGACATCCTCGATGTGACACCGCAAGAAATCCACGCCTGCATCCAGGTATCTCCTACCTCTACTCCTTGGATTCTTTCGGCTATCTATGCTAGACCTAATTATGCCGTTCGTCGTGAACAGTGGGATAACCTTACTCAATTTGCTGACTCGCATAACTCACCTTGGATTATGGCGGGAGATTTCAACGAAGTTTTAAGTAGTAGTGATAAATTTGGAGGCCGACCCATCTCCAACAGTCGCTCCTCCGCTTTCTGTAATTGTATTGATTGTTGTGGCATGCACGATTTGGGGTTTTCGGGCCCGCGCTTTACTTGGACTAATACCCAAGTCACAGGTGGACTCATTAAAGAAAGGTTGGATAGAGTGTGGTCCAATTCGAGTTGGAATTTGATTTATCCCGAGGCTCATGTATCGCATTTACCCCGCACCCACTCTGACCACTGCCCGATTCTTCTCTCCACTGTCCCTAACTCTGGTCCTCCCAACCCTCGTCCTTTCCGGTTTGAATCAGTTTGGTTCTCTGATCCCTCTGTTTTCTCGGTTATTGAGGATAGTTGGTCTACTCCTTCcccctcctttgccttcacgacTAACCTCTTTGCCAATAAAATCACTATTTGGAATAAAGAAAACTTTGGacacatttttcataaaaaaaagagactCTTGGCTCGTTTGAGTGGTACCCAAAAAGCCCTTGATCTTAATCCCAACAAATTCTTAACTGATCTCGAGCAAACCCTCATTTCAGACttcaataagattttgattttggaagaagAGTTTTGGGCCTTAAAATCCCGTGTCAATTGGTTGAGTGATGGGGATCGAAATACCAGGTTGTAA
- the LOC131335473 gene encoding uncharacterized protein LOC131335473, with the protein MSSGDWICCSCQHMNFKKRDSCQRCGCPKFGGGVDVPLLGLNRTEVLPGDWYCNVINCGAHNYASRPNCYKCGATKNDYCNVYGGGVEASAGGGLPGWKTGDWICARVGCGAHNYACRMECFKCGAPRT; encoded by the exons ATGAGCTCAGGAGACTGGATTTGCTGCTCATGCCAACACATGAACTTCAAAAAGCGGGACTCGTGCCAGAGATGTGGGTGCCCCAAGTTCGGAGGTGGTGTCGATGTGCCACTGCTCGGACTAAACAGGACCGAGGTCTTACCCGGGGACTGGTACTGCAATGTCATCAACTGCGGAGCACACAACTACGCTAGCCGACCAAACTGCTATAAATGTGGAGCGACAAAGAACGACTATTGTAATGTTTATGGTGGAGGAGTGGAGGCCTCTGCCGGTGGGGGTCTCCCCGGATGGAAAACCGGTGACTGGATTTGCGCTAG GGTTGGATGTGGTGCACACAACTATGCTTGCCGGATGGAATGCTTCAAATGTGGTGCACCAAGAACTTAA